From the Deinococcus humi genome, the window CGCGTCGGGCGGCAGCTACCCGGTGGAACTCGCGCCGTCCTTCTTCGGGGCCATCCACAACTTCGTGCCGGTCACACAGAGCGTCAACGCTTTCCGCCATGCCATGAGCGGTGCATTCCAGGGCAGCTACGTCACCTTCATGCTGATCCTGCTGAGCATCGCCGTGCTGAGTGTCGGGGCGGGCCTGCTGGGCAGGCGGCGCTGGGAACTGGTGGCCGACCAGGACTTCAAACCCCTGATCTCCTCGCCGCTGGTCTCCGAGGAAGTGCATCACGAGAAGGAGGAATTGGCGCGGGGGTAGGGGAAAGGGCTTGGCCCGCTTCGCCTGACCTGTCGCGGTTCAATTGCCCAGCCATAAAAAAGGGCGCGTCCAGTCTTCCTGGCACGCGCCCTTTGCCTTTTCCTCCCGTTTATTCCACCTTGAAGGGTAGGTAGGTGGGCTGCCAGAACTTGCGGCGCACCAGTTCCAGCAATCCGTCGTCATTCAGGCCACGAATGCTGAATTCGGTGGCGACGCCGTCCTTCAGGGCCTGCTTGATCACGGCCACGGCGACCTCCAGGCTGGCGGCTCCCAGCTCGGAGACGGGCGGGAAGGTGCGGCCCGGGTGGTGACGCTGGGTGTAGGCGGCCAGCGCGTAGGCGGATTCGGTCACCATCTCGTCGGTGATCTCGCGGACGCGCGCCAGGATTGCGCCGAAGCCCAGGCCGGGGAAGATAAAGGCATTGTTGCCCTGCCCGATGGGGTAGGTTTCGCCGTTCAACGTCACCGGATCAAACGGGCTACCGGTGGCCACCAAGGCTGCGCCATCGCTCCAGCGCAGCACGTCTTCAGGCAGCGCCTCGCAGTTGGCGGTGGGATTGGACAGCGGGAACACCAGCGGGCGCGGGGTGTTGGCCATCGCCGCCTTCACGACCTCCTCGTCAAAGGTGCTCGGCACGCCGGACAGGCCCAGCAGCACGGTGGCCTTGGCCTCACGGATCACGTCCAGCAGCGAGGTTCCGGCCCAATCCTGGGTGAGGGCCTGGGGCGTTGCCAGGGACTTCTTGTAGTCTTCCATGGGGCGGTCATCGGTCAGCAGGCCCCGGGAGTCCAGCACGAAGACGCGCTCTGCGATCTGCTCGGGGCTCAGGCCCTCGCGGCGCATGCCCTCGCGGATGGCGGCGGCGACGCCGGCCCCGCCCGCACCGGCGCCGCTGATCACGACGCGCTGCTCGGCCAGGGTCTCGCCCTTGAGACGGCAGGCATTCAGCACGCCCGCCAGCACCACTGCGCCCGTCCCCTGAATGTCGTCGTTGAAGCTGGGGACCACCTTGCGGTAACGGTCCAGCACCATGAACGCCGTGTCCTTGGAGAAATCCTCCCACTGGATGATCGCCTTGGGGAAACGCTCCAGCGTGGCCTCCACGAAACGGTCCACGAAGCGCAGGTACTCCTCTCCTTTGAGGCGCTCATGCTTGACGCCCAGGTAGGAGGGATCTTCACGCAGATCGGCGCGGCCCGTGCCCACGTCCAGTTCGACGGGCAGCGTCTTGTCGGGACCGACGCCGCCCGCAACGGTATACAGCGACAGTTTGCCGATCGAGATCGCCATGCCGCCGAAGCCCTGATCCCCGATGCCCAGGATCGCACTGCTGTCGGTGGCCACGATGATCCGCACGTCGTTGAGCGGCACGTTCGCCAGGGCCTGCCCGGCCCGCTCGATGTTGCTGGTGCTGAGGGTCAGGCCGCGCGCGTAGCGGTAGATCTGGCTGAATTTCTGTACCGCCAGCCCCACCGTGGGGGTGTAGACGATGGGCAGCATTTCCTCGACGTGCGCGGCCAGCAGTGCGTAGAACAGCACCTCGTTGCGGTCTTGCAGGTTGCGGAGGAAGACGTGGCGCTCCAGCGGCTCCTTGACCTTGAGGTAGTCGGCATACAGGCGCTCGGCCAGCACGTCCAGCGTGTCCACCTGCGGGGCCAGCAGGCCGTCCAGATTGAGCTTCTGGCGCTCGTCCTCCGTGAAGGCGGTGCCCTTGTTCAGCAGCGGAATACGGGTCAGGTTGAAGCCGGTCACCAGCGGGTGCAGGTAGCGGTGGCCGTCCGAGTCGCGCCGCACGTCGTAGTGATCGGTCAGGGGCTGGGTGTTCCGGGTCATGGGGTTCTCCTCTGAAGCGGGGAAGGCGAAGGGAGATGGGGAGATGGATTCAGAGGCCGCAGCCGAGCATCGCCAGCGGGTGGCGGTTCATGTCCTTGTACAGCAGGTACTTGCTCCAGTCGCGGCCCAGCGCGCCGTACCACTGCGGACAGTGCGCGCCCATCCAGATCACGTCGCCGGTCGTCACCGGGTAATACGTCTGCTGGAGCTTGTACAGCCCCTCGCCTTCCAACATTAAAAGGCCGTGTTCCATGTAATGCACTTCCGTGTACGGCAGGGTGGCCCCCGGCGCGAAGCTCATGGTGCTGACCATGAAGTCGAAGGGCACCTCGTCGGGCAGCAGCTTGCGGGCGATCAGGTGGTCATCGCCCTCGAACGCGTAGCCGGGGTTCTCGCGCTCGTTGCCCCAGTACACGCCGGGAGGCACAACACCCTCCACCGCCTCGTAGGGCTTCTCGAACACGGCCACGCGGGCGTCCGATCTGGCGGTCAGGGTATGGGCCACGCCCGCCGGGAGGTAGACGTAATCGTAGTCTGTCAGCGTGCGCTTTTCGCCGTCCCCGGTACCTTCAATCTGGGCCTCTACCTCACCGCTCAGGACAAAGGCGAAGCGTTGATAGCCGTGCGCGGACTCCCTCGCCGTTGCTCCGGCAGGCATCTGGGCCGTGAACTGCACGAAGCGGGCGCGGGTGCCGATCACGGGCGCGATGTGCAGCACGACCGCGCTGCCCGGCCACTCGGCCAGTGCGGTGCGGACGAAGGTTTCGGGGGTGATGACCGCGTGGGCATTTTCCAGCGCGCTGCGCGTGGCTCCGAGATGTTTCATGTAACTCCTTCTGGGTCGGGGCTGGGGATCAAAGTGGGGGAGAACAGCGCTACTTCCCGGGCCGCAGCAACCGCCCACGCGCGGTGTCCTCAAACCTGCCGTTGTGGTAGACCGTCTGTCCCCGCGACAGCGTCTGGGTCACTCGCCCCCGGTAGTTCTGGCCCCCGAAGGGATTCTGCTTCCAGCGGTCATGCAGATCGGTCAGGGTGAAAGTCTCGTCCAGGCGCACCAGCGCGAGATCGGCGTCGGCTCCTGCAGTCAGTCGGCCCTTGTTCGGCAGGTTGAAACGTCGGGCGGGGTTCAGGGCGCTCAGGGCGGCGACGGCTTCCAGCGGCAGGTTGCGCTGGCCGTAACCGTCGGTAAGCAGCACGTTCAGCGTGCTCTGGACCCCGCTGATCCCGCCCCACAGGGCGAAGAAATCGTCGCTGATCTTCATGTTCGGCGGCGCAGGAGAATGATCCGAACCCACGATGTCGATGTGTCCGCTCAGCAATTCGGCCCACAGG encodes:
- a CDS encoding NAD-dependent malic enzyme — protein: MTRNTQPLTDHYDVRRDSDGHRYLHPLVTGFNLTRIPLLNKGTAFTEDERQKLNLDGLLAPQVDTLDVLAERLYADYLKVKEPLERHVFLRNLQDRNEVLFYALLAAHVEEMLPIVYTPTVGLAVQKFSQIYRYARGLTLSTSNIERAGQALANVPLNDVRIIVATDSSAILGIGDQGFGGMAISIGKLSLYTVAGGVGPDKTLPVELDVGTGRADLREDPSYLGVKHERLKGEEYLRFVDRFVEATLERFPKAIIQWEDFSKDTAFMVLDRYRKVVPSFNDDIQGTGAVVLAGVLNACRLKGETLAEQRVVISGAGAGGAGVAAAIREGMRREGLSPEQIAERVFVLDSRGLLTDDRPMEDYKKSLATPQALTQDWAGTSLLDVIREAKATVLLGLSGVPSTFDEEVVKAAMANTPRPLVFPLSNPTANCEALPEDVLRWSDGAALVATGSPFDPVTLNGETYPIGQGNNAFIFPGLGFGAILARVREITDEMVTESAYALAAYTQRHHPGRTFPPVSELGAASLEVAVAVIKQALKDGVATEFSIRGLNDDGLLELVRRKFWQPTYLPFKVE
- the allE gene encoding (S)-ureidoglycine aminohydrolase — translated: MKHLGATRSALENAHAVITPETFVRTALAEWPGSAVVLHIAPVIGTRARFVQFTAQMPAGATARESAHGYQRFAFVLSGEVEAQIEGTGDGEKRTLTDYDYVYLPAGVAHTLTARSDARVAVFEKPYEAVEGVVPPGVYWGNERENPGYAFEGDDHLIARKLLPDEVPFDFMVSTMSFAPGATLPYTEVHYMEHGLLMLEGEGLYKLQQTYYPVTTGDVIWMGAHCPQWYGALGRDWSKYLLYKDMNRHPLAMLGCGL